One genomic window of Monodelphis domestica isolate mMonDom1 chromosome 1, mMonDom1.pri, whole genome shotgun sequence includes the following:
- the LOC103093859 gene encoding phosphomannomutase 2, producing the protein MAAPGPVLCLFDIDGTLTAPRQKITKEMDAFLQKLRQKLKIGVVGGSDFEKVREQLGDDVLEKYDYVFPENGLVAYKDGKFLCKQNIQGHLGEELIQDLINYCLSYIAKIKLPKKRGTFIEFRNGMLNVSPIGRSCSQEERLEFYELDKKENIRQKFVTDLQKTFEGKGLTFSIGGQISLDVFPNGWDKRYCLKLVENDSYKTIYFFGDKTMPGGNDYEIYTDSRTVGYAVTSPKDTQRICEELFL; encoded by the coding sequence ATGGCAGCTCCCGGACCTGTTCTCTGCCTCTTCGATATCGACGGCACCCTCACCGCTCCGCGACAGAAAATCACCAAAGAAATGGATGCCTTTTTACAAAAATTGAGGCAGAAGTTAAAAATTGGAGTAGTAGGAGGCTCAGACTTTGAGAAGGTGCGGGAGCAGCTGGGAGATGATGTGCTTGAAAAATATGATTACGTCTTTCCAGAAAATGGTTTGGTAGCATACAAAGATGGCAAATTTCTGTGTAAGCAGAATATTCAGGGTCATCTGGGTGAAGAACTAATCCAAGATTTAATCAACTATTGTCTGAGTTACATTGCCAAGATTAAGCTGCCAAAGAAAAGGGGCACTTTCATTGAGTTCCGAAATGGGATGTTAAATGTGTCTCCTATCGGAAGAAGCTGCAGCCAGGAAGAACGACTTGAATTTTATGAactagataaaaaagaaaatataagacaGAAATTTGTGACTGATCTGCAGAAAACTTTTGAAGGAAAGGGCCTTACATTTTCTATAGGAGGCCAAATAAGCCTGGATGTATTTCCTAATGGATGGGATAAGAGGTACTGTCTGAAACTTGTTGAAAATGATAGCTATAAGACAATCTATTTCTTTGGAGACAAAACCATGCCAGGTGGAAATGACTATGAAATCTACACAGATTCCCGAACAGTAGGATATGCAGTGACCAGCCCAAAGGACACGCAACGAATCTGTGAGGAGCTTTTCTTATAA